In Alistipes ihumii AP11, a genomic segment contains:
- a CDS encoding potassium-transporting ATPase subunit C encodes MCVVLTVGYVLLLRLTSAVVSPNDGEAALVELDGKVVGAANVGQAFTDSVYFWGRPSAVEYNGGGSGGSNKGTNNPEYLSEVESRIESFMAAHPYLSRGDVPSELVTASGSGLDPDISVRGVEVQIRRVAASRGMSEDAVRKIVEASVERPWLGLFGTYKVNVLKLNVALDEAQGR; translated from the coding sequence ATGTGCGTCGTGCTGACGGTGGGTTACGTTCTGCTTCTTCGCCTGACTTCGGCCGTTGTCTCCCCGAACGACGGGGAGGCCGCCCTCGTGGAGCTCGACGGGAAAGTGGTAGGAGCGGCCAACGTAGGTCAGGCTTTTACCGACAGCGTCTATTTCTGGGGCCGTCCCTCGGCCGTGGAGTACAACGGGGGCGGCTCTGGCGGAAGCAACAAGGGCACGAACAATCCGGAGTACCTTTCGGAGGTGGAAAGCCGTATCGAATCGTTCATGGCGGCTCATCCGTATTTATCGAGGGGGGACGTTCCCTCTGAGCTGGTTACGGCGAGCGGTTCGGGTCTCGATCCCGACATTTCGGTACGAGGGGTGGAGGTTCAGATTCGTCGGGTGGCGGCTTCGCGGGGCATGTCGGAGGATGCGGTGCGTAAGATCGTCGAAGCGAGCGTTGAGCGTCCTTGGCTGGGTCTTTTCGGGACTTACAAGGTCAATGTTCTGAAGCTCAACGTCGCTCTCGATGAGGCGCAGGGACGGTAA
- a CDS encoding DUF5722 domain-containing protein, which translates to MKHLNLNNSGFFSAKGRRSRGVRAARTLMWSAFMVPLLLMGACEDDPEDYRQIPVPSYPEVDVPTYMTVAVEASNDVDITRQGRFEYAVSTTGTDPQLILDKLAGAFNADSCVLTFEYRSDSTIRDVELYFAEPLSATRMMKASPIPASRVSGEETSDDNDEWAKWSVDLGFQAINMSWGAPQDYLRIDLGQTEGIDIEIKNIHFRPRTAEEAATGDVLDQLADNKANYLTKTFESAVSNVNVTTDKVTISGICSGEGSFSLVEIAPYMVDGMFEGHFESEYMIEVSGSFTKELDRFVTRGDFKFDRALSKWAIVKHTGEYDVLVSAARYADQIQTKASAPAAVLKTKKGLGGIAAGQAEYRTDYADLGISCTVINIQPTHFSKTSGGGSDLTHEFGGKTYYFDKALVEGVDADLEMAAQNNLVVAAIILIPPANSPFHAGHPEDGTLIQHPDFNGGSYTMPNLTTIESANYYAAALDFMAQRYCGNDFSHGRIHHFIMHNEVDMGYSWTNMGSPTMETYVDTYVNSMRIAYNIVRQYDQNAEIFGSFAHSWAVANDAKSYVVKDMLDRINGYSHTEGDFRWALAYHSYPSSLIDPKTWNDAQATFDMDSPMVTFKNLEVLDKWVNMPEHMYKGTTRRSVWLSENSAASPSYSETDLANQAACFAYAWKKMNKLTGINSIHWHPFDHPTEIAQHPNQRFGLRKSWEDAEEPCAKKPIWFLYQAAGTADEDAKFAPYIDVINETANDPISSWDDIMHTVL; encoded by the coding sequence ATGAAACACCTGAACTTGAACAATTCGGGATTCTTCTCTGCAAAGGGAAGGCGTTCCCGTGGCGTACGCGCCGCTCGCACTTTGATGTGGTCGGCTTTCATGGTCCCGTTGCTGCTGATGGGAGCGTGCGAGGACGACCCGGAAGATTACAGGCAGATCCCTGTGCCTTCGTATCCCGAGGTCGATGTTCCGACCTATATGACTGTTGCCGTCGAAGCGTCCAACGATGTCGACATCACGCGGCAGGGCCGGTTCGAGTATGCCGTCAGCACGACCGGCACGGACCCTCAGCTCATATTGGACAAGCTGGCCGGCGCTTTCAATGCCGATTCCTGCGTGCTGACTTTCGAGTATAGGAGCGATTCGACCATACGGGACGTGGAGCTTTATTTCGCCGAGCCGCTGTCCGCGACGCGCATGATGAAGGCGAGTCCGATTCCGGCCTCCAGGGTCTCGGGCGAGGAAACTTCCGACGACAACGACGAATGGGCTAAATGGTCGGTCGATCTGGGCTTTCAGGCCATTAACATGTCGTGGGGCGCTCCGCAGGATTACCTGCGCATCGATTTGGGCCAAACAGAAGGTATCGACATAGAAATCAAGAACATTCACTTTCGTCCCAGAACGGCCGAGGAGGCCGCTACGGGCGATGTGCTGGACCAGTTGGCCGACAACAAAGCGAATTATCTGACCAAGACGTTCGAGTCGGCCGTTTCGAACGTGAACGTGACGACTGACAAGGTAACGATTTCCGGTATCTGCAGCGGCGAGGGTTCGTTCAGTCTGGTCGAGATAGCGCCTTATATGGTAGACGGCATGTTCGAAGGACATTTCGAGTCGGAATATATGATCGAAGTCTCGGGCTCGTTCACCAAGGAGCTGGACCGTTTCGTAACGCGGGGCGACTTCAAGTTCGACCGCGCGCTGTCCAAGTGGGCGATCGTCAAGCATACCGGCGAGTACGACGTGCTCGTTTCCGCTGCACGCTATGCCGATCAGATTCAGACCAAGGCTTCGGCTCCGGCAGCGGTTCTGAAAACCAAGAAGGGGCTCGGGGGCATTGCGGCCGGACAGGCCGAGTACCGGACCGATTATGCCGATCTGGGTATTTCGTGCACGGTGATCAATATTCAGCCGACTCATTTCTCGAAAACTTCGGGTGGCGGCAGCGATCTGACACACGAGTTCGGCGGCAAGACTTACTATTTTGACAAGGCTCTCGTCGAAGGAGTGGATGCCGATCTGGAAATGGCCGCTCAGAATAATCTGGTCGTAGCGGCGATCATACTGATCCCGCCTGCCAATTCGCCTTTCCATGCCGGTCATCCCGAGGACGGGACACTGATCCAGCATCCCGACTTCAACGGCGGAAGCTACACGATGCCGAACCTGACGACGATCGAGAGCGCCAACTACTATGCCGCCGCGCTCGATTTCATGGCTCAGCGCTATTGCGGCAACGACTTCTCGCACGGCCGTATCCACCATTTCATCATGCACAACGAGGTGGACATGGGTTACTCGTGGACCAACATGGGTTCGCCCACGATGGAAACTTATGTGGACACCTATGTCAACTCGATGCGTATCGCCTATAACATCGTACGCCAGTACGATCAGAACGCCGAAATATTCGGCTCGTTTGCCCATTCGTGGGCAGTAGCGAACGACGCTAAGTCCTATGTAGTGAAGGATATGCTCGACCGTATCAACGGGTACTCGCATACCGAGGGCGATTTCCGCTGGGCTCTGGCTTACCACTCCTATCCGTCGAGCCTGATCGATCCCAAGACGTGGAACGATGCGCAGGCTACGTTCGATATGGACTCGCCGATGGTGACGTTCAAGAATCTAGAGGTGCTCGACAAGTGGGTCAATATGCCCGAGCATATGTATAAGGGGACGACGCGGCGCAGCGTATGGCTGTCGGAGAACTCGGCCGCTTCGCCTTCGTACAGCGAGACGGATCTGGCCAATCAGGCCGCCTGCTTCGCCTATGCTTGGAAGAAGATGAATAAGCTGACCGGTATCAACTCGATCCACTGGCATCCGTTCGACCATCCGACCGAAATCGCTCAGCATCCCAATCAGCGTTTCGGCCTTCGCAAGAGCTGGGAGGATGCCGAAGAGCCCTGTGCCAAGAAGCCGATCTGGTTCCTGTATCAGGCTGCCGGTACGGCCGACGAGGATGCGAAATTCGCTCCCTATATCGATGTGATCAACGAGACGGCTAACGATCCGATCTCGAGTTGGGACGATATTATGCATACGGTTCTGTAA
- the gap gene encoding type I glyceraldehyde-3-phosphate dehydrogenase: protein MSKIKVGINGFGRIGRLVFRAAMAKDNVEIVGINDLISVDYMAYMLRYDTMHGQFKGSIEVKDGALVVNGHSIRVTAEKDPANLKWNEVGAEYVVESTGLFLTKEKAEAHIKAGAKRVVMSAPSKDDTPMFVMGVNNKTYAGQTIVSNASCTTNCLAPIAKVINDKFGMVEGLMTTVHSTTATQKTVDGPSMKDWRGGRAASGNIIPSSTGAAKAVGKVIPALNGKLTGMSLRVPTLDVSVVDLTCTLAKDVTYDEICQAMKEASEGELKGILGYTEDAVVSSDFLGDPRTSIFDAKAGIQLSPRFVKVVSWYDNEWGYSNKVLELIEYMNTVK from the coding sequence ATGTCAAAGATTAAAGTGGGTATCAACGGCTTCGGACGTATCGGACGTCTGGTGTTCCGTGCGGCCATGGCCAAGGACAATGTGGAAATCGTCGGCATCAACGACCTGATTTCGGTAGACTACATGGCTTATATGCTTCGTTACGACACGATGCACGGCCAGTTCAAGGGCTCGATCGAGGTGAAGGACGGCGCGCTGGTTGTCAACGGCCACTCGATCCGCGTAACGGCCGAGAAGGATCCCGCCAACCTAAAGTGGAACGAAGTGGGCGCCGAGTACGTCGTTGAGTCGACCGGCCTGTTCCTGACCAAGGAGAAAGCCGAGGCCCACATCAAGGCCGGCGCGAAGCGCGTCGTGATGTCGGCTCCGTCGAAGGACGACACCCCGATGTTCGTGATGGGCGTCAACAACAAGACCTATGCCGGCCAGACCATCGTGTCGAACGCATCGTGCACGACGAACTGCTTGGCTCCGATCGCTAAGGTGATCAACGACAAGTTCGGCATGGTAGAGGGTCTGATGACGACCGTTCACTCGACCACCGCCACTCAGAAGACCGTCGACGGTCCTTCGATGAAGGACTGGCGCGGAGGCCGTGCCGCATCGGGCAACATCATCCCCTCGTCGACCGGCGCCGCCAAGGCCGTAGGCAAGGTGATCCCCGCCCTGAACGGCAAGCTGACCGGTATGTCGCTGCGCGTTCCGACCCTCGACGTTTCGGTTGTCGACCTGACCTGTACGCTGGCCAAGGACGTGACCTACGACGAAATCTGCCAGGCCATGAAGGAAGCATCGGAAGGCGAGCTGAAGGGCATCCTCGGCTACACCGAAGACGCCGTCGTTTCGTCGGACTTCCTCGGCGATCCGCGCACGTCGATCTTCGACGCGAAGGCCGGTATCCAGCTCTCGCCGCGTTTCGTGAAGGTCGTTTCGTGGTACGACAACGAGTGGGGTTATTCGAACAAGGTTCTCGAACTGATCGAATACATGAACACCGTCAAATAG
- a CDS encoding ABC transporter ATP-binding protein, producing the protein MIRAEHIVKSFDGRIVLDDISAEFSPGITNLIIGQSGSGKTVLLKSLVGLHKIDSGSIYYDDVEFNRLPFKEMKAIREKVGMIFQGGALLDSSNVEENVRLPLDLFTSMPEDEKRDRVNFCLKRVNLSNVNRLYPAELSGGMIKRVAIARAIVLNPQYLFCDEPNSGLDPMTSVLIDNLIHEITQEYNITTVINTHDMNSVLEIGEHILFIYKGRKWWEGSKHDILDADNRELNDFVFASAMAKRAKKAGL; encoded by the coding sequence ATGATCCGAGCCGAACACATCGTAAAATCCTTCGACGGGCGCATCGTACTCGACGACATTTCGGCCGAGTTCTCGCCCGGCATCACGAACCTGATCATCGGCCAGAGCGGATCGGGCAAGACCGTGCTGCTCAAATCGCTGGTCGGCCTGCACAAGATCGACAGCGGCAGCATCTATTACGACGACGTGGAGTTCAACCGACTTCCGTTCAAGGAGATGAAGGCTATCCGCGAAAAAGTGGGCATGATCTTTCAGGGAGGAGCGCTGCTCGACTCGTCGAACGTCGAAGAGAACGTCCGGCTGCCGCTCGACCTGTTTACGTCGATGCCCGAGGACGAAAAGCGCGACCGGGTCAACTTCTGCCTCAAGCGGGTCAACCTGAGCAATGTGAACCGCCTCTACCCGGCCGAGCTGAGCGGCGGCATGATCAAGCGCGTGGCGATCGCCCGCGCCATCGTGCTCAATCCGCAGTACCTGTTCTGCGACGAGCCCAACTCGGGCCTCGACCCGATGACTTCGGTGCTGATCGACAACCTGATCCACGAGATCACGCAGGAATACAACATCACGACGGTCATCAATACGCACGACATGAACTCGGTACTCGAGATCGGCGAGCACATCCTGTTCATATACAAGGGGCGCAAGTGGTGGGAAGGTTCCAAACACGATATTCTGGACGCCGACAACCGGGAGCTGAACGACTTCGTGTTCGCCTCGGCCATGGCCAAGCGCGCCAAAAAGGCCGGATTATAA
- a CDS encoding MlaE family ABC transporter permease, whose product MKNLFELIGRYFLLMGKVFSKPEKASIYGKRILAETESLGLNSIGIVAIISVFMGAVITIQMALNLESPFIPKYLIGYAARESMLLEFSSTVVALILAGKVGSNIASEIGTMRITEQIDALEIMGVNSASYLILPKIVSTVFFFPFLTILSMIIGVAGGYVVSILTGAVNPDSYIIGIQYDFKPFYITYSLIKSSTFAFIITSISGFYGYYADGNSLEVGRASTKAVVVSSIVILIFNLILTQVLLT is encoded by the coding sequence ATGAAGAATCTGTTCGAACTCATAGGCCGCTACTTCCTGCTGATGGGCAAGGTATTCTCGAAACCCGAGAAGGCCTCGATCTACGGCAAGCGCATCCTGGCGGAGACCGAAAGCCTCGGACTGAACTCGATCGGCATCGTCGCGATCATCTCGGTGTTCATGGGGGCGGTCATCACGATCCAGATGGCCCTGAACCTGGAGTCGCCCTTCATTCCGAAATACCTGATCGGATACGCCGCCCGCGAATCGATGCTGCTGGAGTTCAGTTCGACGGTCGTCGCGCTGATTCTGGCCGGCAAGGTCGGATCGAACATCGCCTCCGAAATCGGAACGATGCGCATCACCGAGCAGATCGACGCGTTGGAGATCATGGGCGTCAACTCGGCGAGCTACCTGATTCTGCCCAAGATCGTCAGCACGGTCTTTTTCTTCCCGTTCCTGACCATTCTGAGCATGATCATCGGCGTGGCTGGCGGCTATGTCGTGAGCATTCTGACCGGAGCGGTCAACCCCGACTCCTACATTATCGGTATCCAGTACGACTTCAAGCCGTTTTACATCACTTACTCGCTGATCAAGTCGTCGACGTTCGCATTCATCATCACGTCCATTTCGGGCTTTTACGGCTATTACGCCGACGGCAACTCGCTCGAGGTAGGCCGCGCCAGTACGAAGGCGGTCGTCGTGAGCAGCATCGTGATTCTGATTTTCAACCTGATTCTCACCCAAGTCCTTCTCACATAA
- a CDS encoding DUF4834 family protein: MILTILFFIVVGIYLMGLVGRLALGYWIRKKQREFAESGQAGGFSRTYTWGGRKASRSRAEGDVTVQQTQASPRKKINKNVGDYVDYEEIKE, from the coding sequence ATGATACTGACCATCCTGTTTTTCATCGTCGTCGGAATCTACCTGATGGGGCTTGTCGGGCGGCTGGCGCTCGGCTACTGGATTCGTAAGAAACAGCGCGAGTTCGCCGAGAGCGGGCAGGCCGGAGGCTTTTCGCGCACCTATACGTGGGGAGGCCGCAAAGCCTCGCGCTCCCGGGCGGAAGGAGACGTGACCGTCCAGCAGACGCAGGCATCGCCCCGCAAGAAGATCAACAAGAACGTGGGCGACTATGTCGACTACGAGGAGATTAAAGAATAG
- the purB gene encoding adenylosuccinate lyase: protein MELTELTAISPIDGRYRDKCEVLADYFSELALIRYRVLVEVEYFIALCELPLPQLADVDRGAFEKLRDLYRDFTAADALKVKEIERTTNHDVKAVEYLVKGKLDELGLGAHREFVHFGLTSQDINNTAIPSSLRDASNDVYYPLLEQLTAKLTALSKEWEEVPLLAHTHGQPASPTKLGKEIRVFVERIEKQTALLRAIPSPAKFGGATGNFNAHVCAYPDVDWVGFANHFVNDVLGLDRSQTTTQIEHYDNIAAIFDNFKRINTILIDFCRDVWTYVSMEYFKQRIKAGEVGSSAMPHKVNPIDFENAEGNLGVANAVFSHLSAKLPVSRMQRDLTDSTVLRNIGVPMAHTVVAFKSILKGLDKLIVNFDKINADLENNWAVVAEGIQTILRRENYPNPYEALKALTRTNKPIGKADIRDFIERLEVSESVKQELRALSPQTYTGVCKY from the coding sequence ATGGAACTGACCGAACTGACCGCCATATCCCCGATCGACGGGCGCTACCGCGACAAGTGCGAGGTGCTGGCCGATTATTTTTCCGAACTGGCTCTGATCCGCTACCGCGTGCTGGTAGAGGTGGAGTATTTCATCGCGCTTTGCGAGTTGCCTCTGCCTCAGCTGGCCGACGTGGACCGGGGCGCTTTCGAGAAACTGCGCGATCTGTACCGCGACTTTACCGCTGCCGACGCTCTGAAAGTCAAGGAGATCGAACGAACGACCAACCACGACGTAAAGGCCGTCGAGTATCTGGTCAAGGGGAAGCTCGACGAGCTGGGACTCGGCGCTCACCGCGAGTTCGTGCACTTCGGCCTGACGTCGCAGGACATCAACAACACGGCGATTCCGTCGAGCCTGCGCGATGCGTCGAACGACGTCTACTATCCGCTGCTCGAGCAACTGACGGCCAAACTGACCGCGCTGTCGAAAGAATGGGAGGAAGTTCCGCTGCTGGCCCACACGCACGGGCAGCCGGCCTCGCCGACGAAGCTCGGCAAGGAGATCCGCGTGTTCGTCGAGCGGATCGAGAAGCAGACCGCGCTGCTGCGCGCGATTCCGTCGCCCGCCAAGTTCGGCGGAGCGACCGGCAACTTCAATGCGCATGTGTGCGCGTATCCCGATGTCGACTGGGTCGGGTTCGCGAACCATTTCGTCAACGACGTGCTGGGACTCGACCGCTCGCAGACCACGACGCAGATCGAGCATTACGACAACATCGCCGCTATTTTCGATAACTTCAAGCGCATCAATACGATCCTGATCGACTTTTGCCGCGACGTGTGGACCTACGTCTCGATGGAATATTTCAAGCAGCGGATCAAAGCGGGCGAAGTCGGCTCGTCGGCCATGCCCCACAAGGTCAATCCGATCGATTTCGAGAATGCCGAGGGCAATCTGGGCGTCGCGAACGCCGTCTTCTCGCATCTGTCGGCCAAGCTGCCGGTGTCGCGCATGCAGCGCGATCTGACCGACTCGACGGTACTGCGCAACATCGGGGTTCCGATGGCCCATACGGTGGTCGCGTTCAAGTCGATACTCAAGGGGCTCGACAAGCTGATCGTCAACTTCGACAAGATCAACGCCGATTTGGAGAACAACTGGGCCGTCGTGGCCGAAGGCATCCAGACGATCCTGCGCCGCGAGAACTATCCGAATCCCTACGAGGCGCTGAAGGCCCTGACCCGCACGAACAAGCCGATCGGCAAGGCGGACATCCGGGATTTCATCGAGCGGCTCGAGGTGTCGGAGAGCGTTAAGCAGGAGCTGCGCGCCCTGTCGCCGCAAACCTATACGGGCGTCTGCAAGTATTAG
- the rd gene encoding rubredoxin, translating into MKKYKCEVCGYIYDPQLGDPDNGIEPGTAFEDLPEDWVCPLCQEGKEVFEPID; encoded by the coding sequence ATGAAAAAGTACAAATGCGAAGTGTGCGGATACATCTATGATCCGCAACTGGGCGATCCCGACAACGGCATCGAGCCCGGAACGGCATTCGAAGACCTGCCCGAGGACTGGGTCTGCCCGCTGTGTCAGGAGGGCAAGGAAGTGTTCGAGCCGATCGATTGA
- a CDS encoding DUF4251 domain-containing protein, which yields MKHLYLILVATMIALSAAAQAPEDESTMTREQREQHHEQRVEERAVRHQNELKYMDSVVLSRNYKFVPNSFQQEPAGNMHQIYSVLYFLSMRGDYMDIDMPYIVGEVPPYHLTIMNYITFDIQKYTAVQDEDGWTVSFMSNLYSTNTYTFTFKIYSITREAVLTLASQMYPTVTYNGTVQAIY from the coding sequence ATGAAACATCTGTATTTGATTCTGGTCGCCACGATGATAGCGTTGTCGGCCGCGGCCCAAGCACCCGAAGACGAGTCGACGATGACTCGCGAACAGAGAGAACAGCACCACGAGCAGCGTGTCGAAGAGCGCGCCGTGCGTCATCAGAACGAGCTGAAGTATATGGACTCGGTCGTGCTGAGCCGCAACTACAAGTTCGTTCCGAACAGCTTCCAGCAGGAGCCGGCCGGCAACATGCACCAGATTTACAGCGTACTCTATTTCCTGTCGATGCGCGGCGACTACATGGACATCGATATGCCCTATATCGTCGGCGAGGTTCCGCCTTATCATCTGACCATCATGAACTACATCACCTTCGACATTCAGAAGTATACGGCCGTGCAGGACGAGGACGGGTGGACCGTTTCGTTCATGTCGAATCTCTACTCGACCAATACCTACACGTTTACGTTCAAGATTTACTCGATCACGCGGGAGGCCGTGCTGACGCTCGCCTCGCAAATGTACCCGACGGTGACCTATAACGGTACGGTGCAGGCGATTTATTAG
- a CDS encoding DUF4251 domain-containing protein, with the protein MKGIRVWLSAAVLSIACPTLSLSAGQGDGPGVPDRRQRVAREREVRQQRFSARIDSLVSSGEFQFLPVSMMWSPRMQSQIIDGYYYYVGIFKEQLQVHMPVVVGRALTYNAIANFDTDSLSGYRNEKNDTGWKVSFSAEDETGMTYAFVFTIYRVTGRAVLDMISDSNLIQYTGTIVANDAMPRSADPAPPMKRGASGRLTPEND; encoded by the coding sequence ATGAAAGGAATACGGGTTTGGCTTTCCGCCGCCGTGCTGTCGATCGCTTGTCCGACTTTGTCCCTGTCTGCCGGGCAGGGCGACGGCCCGGGCGTGCCGGACCGTCGCCAGCGCGTAGCCCGAGAAAGAGAGGTCCGGCAGCAGCGGTTCTCGGCGCGGATCGACTCGCTGGTCTCGTCGGGCGAGTTCCAGTTCCTGCCCGTCAGCATGATGTGGAGTCCGCGGATGCAGTCGCAGATCATCGACGGCTACTACTATTATGTCGGGATTTTCAAAGAGCAATTGCAGGTGCACATGCCGGTCGTTGTCGGACGGGCGCTGACGTACAACGCGATCGCCAATTTCGATACCGACAGCCTGTCCGGTTACCGGAATGAAAAAAACGATACCGGGTGGAAGGTCTCGTTCTCGGCCGAGGACGAAACGGGGATGACCTATGCGTTCGTTTTTACGATTTATCGGGTGACGGGCCGTGCCGTGCTGGATATGATATCCGACAGCAATCTGATTCAGTATACCGGTACGATCGTCGCGAACGATGCGATGCCCCGGTCTGCCGATCCGGCGCCGCCGATGAAAAGAGGGGCCTCCGGCCGTCTGACGCCGGAGAACGACTGA
- a CDS encoding acetyl-CoA hydrolase/transferase family protein codes for MTKPIHFITAEEAVRAIKSHDHVHLSSVASAPQCLIKAMCERGRNRELQHVHIHHLHTEGPAPYAAPEFEGIFQLDSFFVGGNVRKVTQSGYADYIPVFLSETQKLYRSGVLPCNVAMIQVSPPDAHGYVSLGTSVDATLAAVECAQTVIAVINKHVPRSFGDAFIHVDDIDLFVQDDTPLEEAHFSEPNEVETAIGKHCAALIEDGACLQMGIGAIPNAVLAQLGGHKNLGIHTEMFADGVLPLVESGVINGRNKAIDKGKMVSTFLMGSQKVYDFIDNNPGVAMMDVGYTNDPFVIAKNPKVTAINSALQVDLTGQICADSLGTKFYSGVGGQIDFIYGASRSEGGKAILAMPSTTNKGISKIAPELTLGAGVVTTRSHVHWFVTEYGAVNLYGRSLQERARLIISVAHPDHQETLDRAAFERYGEHHHYIKATTSVKK; via the coding sequence ATGACCAAACCGATCCATTTCATCACGGCCGAGGAGGCCGTCCGGGCAATCAAAAGCCATGACCACGTCCATCTGAGCAGCGTGGCCAGCGCTCCGCAATGCCTGATCAAGGCCATGTGCGAGCGGGGCCGCAACCGCGAGTTGCAGCACGTTCACATACACCATCTGCACACCGAGGGCCCGGCTCCCTATGCCGCTCCCGAGTTCGAAGGGATTTTCCAGCTCGACTCGTTTTTCGTCGGCGGGAACGTGCGTAAGGTGACGCAGTCGGGCTATGCCGACTACATTCCCGTCTTCCTGAGCGAGACGCAGAAGCTCTACCGCAGCGGCGTGCTTCCGTGCAACGTCGCGATGATTCAGGTTTCGCCGCCCGACGCGCACGGCTATGTATCGCTCGGCACGTCGGTCGACGCGACGCTGGCCGCCGTCGAATGCGCGCAAACGGTGATCGCCGTGATCAACAAACATGTTCCCCGCTCGTTCGGCGACGCGTTCATTCACGTCGACGACATCGACCTGTTCGTGCAAGACGACACGCCGCTCGAGGAAGCTCATTTCTCGGAGCCCAACGAAGTCGAGACGGCGATCGGCAAACACTGCGCCGCGCTGATCGAAGACGGGGCCTGCCTGCAAATGGGTATCGGCGCGATTCCGAACGCCGTGCTCGCTCAGCTCGGCGGCCACAAGAATCTCGGCATCCATACCGAGATGTTCGCCGACGGCGTGCTCCCGCTGGTCGAAAGCGGAGTGATCAACGGGCGGAACAAGGCGATCGACAAAGGGAAAATGGTCTCCACGTTCCTGATGGGCTCGCAGAAAGTATACGACTTCATCGACAACAACCCCGGCGTCGCCATGATGGATGTCGGCTATACGAACGACCCGTTCGTAATCGCCAAGAACCCGAAAGTGACGGCGATCAACTCGGCCCTTCAGGTCGACCTGACGGGCCAGATCTGCGCCGACTCGCTCGGTACGAAGTTCTACTCGGGCGTCGGCGGACAGATCGACTTCATTTACGGAGCCTCGCGTTCCGAAGGCGGCAAGGCGATCCTCGCCATGCCCTCGACCACGAACAAGGGCATCAGCAAGATCGCGCCCGAGCTGACGCTCGGAGCCGGCGTCGTCACGACGCGCTCGCACGTCCACTGGTTCGTTACCGAGTACGGAGCCGTGAACCTGTACGGACGCTCGCTTCAGGAGCGCGCGCGGCTGATCATCAGCGTCGCTCACCCCGACCACCAAGAGACGCTCGACCGCGCGGCTTTCGAGCGTTACGGCGAGCATCACCACTACATCAAGGCGACGACTTCCGTAAAAAAATAA